In the Podospora bellae-mahoneyi strain CBS 112042 chromosome 4, whole genome shotgun sequence genome, one interval contains:
- a CDS encoding hypothetical protein (EggNog:ENOG503PE3A): MQFPAQLLSLPGELRNQIDRDYLCDDNEDGYVNDFEAGKLRKASNQPIELDLIAARWAYFVSRFRSHVGWYKVTQIVPAEVVQEVVGSQSFIHAIFCHYKNSSLPSFDRVAKAVTEPACRADVGTPTEHENSNMTRDDGIGGLAAYLDIIKEPWRIPTDDELDRIGARLPIRKREASAALRDMWRDHPGRFRFSAAAAAICFLNSLPTTTRKHIRRIHLDEDRVSVSHPECPIRGRLPFYLENAGLMIERRASLWNNLFQARAWGEASGQFLDPFSGFTVGLLNWARRTMMPCQRTMSRGK, translated from the exons ATGCAATTTCCAGCACAACTCCTCTCGCTGCCAGGCGAGCTTCGCAATCAGATCGACCGCGACTATCTTTGCGACGACAACGAAGATGGATATGTTAACGACTTTGAAGCCGGCAAGTTGAGAAAGGCAAGCAATCAGCCGATCGAGCTCGATTTGAT AGCTGCACGTTGGGCTTATTTTGTCTCGCGATTCAGAAGCCATGTCGGTTGGTACAAGGTGACCCAGATTGTGCCCGCAGAGGTGGTCCAAGAAGTAGTTGGTTCACAATCCTTTATCCATGCCATCTTCTGCCATTACAAAAACAGCAGTCTTCCGAGCTTTGATAGGGTGG CCAAAGCTGTCACTGAACCTGCCTGTCGCGCCGATGTTGGCACGCCGACCGAACATGAAAACTCGAATATGACACGAGACGATGGGAT AGGCGGCCTGGCTGCCTATCTTGACATTATAAAGGAACCGTGGAGAATTCCAACCGACGACGAGCTTGATAGGATCGGTGCCCGTCTACCCATACGCAAACGAGAGGCTTCAGCAGCTCTCAGAGATATGTGGCGGGACCACCCTGGCAGGTTCAGATTTTctgcagcagccgcagcaatTTGTTTCCTGAATTCCCTCCCTACCACCACAAGAAAGCATATACGCCGGATTCATCTTGACGAGGACAGAGTATCGGTTTCCCATCCCGAGTGCCCTATACGCGGTCGTTTGCCTTTTTACCTGGAAAATGCAGGACTCATGATAGAGCGACGTGCTAGTCTTTGGAATAATCTCTTCCAAGCAAGAGCTTGGGGCGAGGCTAGCGGGCAATTTCTAGATCCTTTCAGCGGGTTCACGGTTGGCCTGCTCAACTGGGCGCGACGGACCATGATGCCTTGCCAGCGAACCATGTCACGAGGCAAGTAG